Genomic DNA from Pseudomonas helmanticensis:
CTTGGCTTCGGCCAGCGGCTTGCCCTGTTCGAGAGTCATCAGGCGCGCGAGGTCGTCCTGGTTCTCGATCATCAGTTCGAACCAGCGACGCAACTTGCCGGCACGCTCTTTGGCGGTCAGTGCACGCCAGGCCGGCAGCGCTTTGTCAGCGGCTTCGATGGCACGGCGGGTTTCGGCGGCGCCCATTTTTGGCACGGTACCGAGGATTTCACCGGTGGCCGGGTTGTTGACCTTGATCGTCTGACCGTTGTCCGCATCGACCCAAGCGCCATCAATGAAGGCTTGCTGGCGGAACAACTGGGTATCTTTAAGCTGCATGTCGGCTTTCCTTAACAGCACCGCGGCCTGCGCGGAGCAAATTATGATTGTAGAAAGGCGCCTCGCAAGGCTGCCGTCAGGGAAATCAGTGACCGGGTGTGGCGCATAAACAGTGGACGATTCGAACCACCAGCGCTTCAACACCCAGCAAAGAGCGTTTGAAATCTCAAACGGATCGTAGGATCAAAGGGGGTAAAGGACAATAGGTCGTTCGAAAAAAAGAACAAAAACGCCGCGTTTGTGGAAATTTTCAGATCAACGAGCAAAAAGCCCTCGCGGCAACAGAACCATAGATCAGTCCCGCGAAAGCGCCAAGCGAGGGTTTTGCAGGACGTTACAGCTTTCAGGAATGCAGCGATTTCAACCGACACGCGTACTGACAATCCGCGCCGAAACCCAGCATGGACGCCCCGAGCCGACCTAGGTATGATGTCGCCCGCTGCACCAGTAGCTCAGCTGGATAGAGTACTGCCCTCCGAAGGCAGGGGTCGTGGGTTCGAATCCCGCCTGGTGCACCATTGATTTAAACGAGAAAGCCCCGGACTGTGATGGTCCGGGGCTTTTTTGTGGGCGATGAACAGACTGCGCAACGACGCTACTCCGTCGTCCAGTCAAACTCATCGTAATCATCGTCGTCCTCTTCTTCCTCAATCTCCTCAAAAACCTCGTCTTCATCAACGACATCTTCTTCCGGCTGATTCAGCAGAAACTCCTTGCGTGCTTCAGTAATCGCGCGCCGTATCTCTTCGCCCTTCTCGGGGCAATTGAGGAGTTGGGCGATGCGGTCAATTTTCGATGCCACGTTGTCCTCCAGTGGATTGGCAATGCCCCGATATTGCGCGCTTTTGCGGGGCAATGCCAAATGGCGGGAGGAGACGCCGGTCATTTTTTCTGCAACTGTTCGAGTCGGGCGTCGAGATCGGCGTCCGGATAGCGTTTGTGCAGGTTGTTGAACAGGCTGTCGGCCGCTTGTGACTGGCCGGATTCGCGCAGGCGCAGAACTTCACGCAGTTGTGCATCGAGACCATTGACCGGGGCGGCAGCGCGTTTGCCGAGTTTGGCTTCATCGGCGCTGATCGCCTGACTTTGCATTGGCGCAGCCATTTCCGCCATTGGCGCGGGAGCGGGCATGCCGCCAGCGGGGGCGCTCAATGCCTCGGGCGCCTGTTTGCGGGCCAGTGGCGCTGCCGGTTTGGCTGCCGGAGCGAAGTCGAATTGTGGTTGCGGCTCAGGCGCGCGCTGCACCAGCGACAACATCAGGGCGACGCCGACGAGACTGGCGAACGCAACTTGCCAGCGCGGTTTGCGGCAGGCGTCGAGCCAGCGTTGCCACAGGCTTGGCTTCGGCGCCGGGATCTCGCGGCGGGCAGCATTGAGAATGAATGCATCGAGGTGCGCTGGCGGTTCAGCGTTGTGCTGTTCGCGCACATGTTTTATCACCGAGTCATCGGGTGTCTGGCGGGCGTCAGTCATGTCAGTACCTCCTCGGCCAGCAGCCGACGCAGTTTTTGCTGGGCGTAGCGCAAGCGGCTTTTCACGGTTTCCAGCGGTGTTTCGGTGAGGCTGGCGATTTGCGCCAGGTCGAGGTCGCCGTGGGCACGCAGCAGGAACACTTCGCGCTGGTCGGCGGGCAGGGTTTGCAGGGCGCTTTCCAGGCGCTGGCTGTCGCGGCTAAGGCTGAGCAGTTGTTCGGGATCGTTCGTGTCATCGCTGACGGCGTGCGCCTGTTCGTCAAAGCTGTCGTGCAGCGGTTGCCGAGCGCCGTGTTTGCGCCAGTGATCGATCAGACGATTGCGTGCAATCTGGAACAACCATGTACGAAAGGTCGCCCGGCCCTGTGGCTGACTGGTGCTGCGGATCAGGCTCAGCCAAGTGTCCTGAAACACTTCGTCGGCCAACTCCGGTTTGCCACTCAAACCGAGCAGAAACCGATACAGGCCCTGGCGGTGGCGCGCGTACAAGATCTCGAACGCCGCGCCGTCGCCCTCGCGATAACGCGCCAGCAGCGCTTCATCGCTGCTGGCGGTTGAGCTGTCTGCCGAAGCAAACAGCTGGCTGATGAACCCCTTCAGACGACTCACTTATTCAATCCGTCGTGGAGTGGCCGGCGCATTCGCTGCGGTCGAGGTGCGCAGGCTCTGCGCCAGTTCCACCAGTTGCACGAACTCGTTGCGCAGGCCGAAGCGATCGTCACCACGCGCGCCACGGGCCAGCGCCTCAGTGTCTTTCAGGCTGAAGTCGCCGGTGTAGCGGCCATCCTTGAGTTGCTGGGAAAACGCGGCGACCGCAGCGGCAAAGCGCAGGTCTTCACTGGCGGGGGCGACCTGATTGGTAATCGGCCGTTCGATCAGCCGACTTTTCCCACCTTCGGGCTGTTGATAACGTACACGCAGCATCGCCAATTCTGCGTTTTTCGCGGAAGTAACCGGCGGCGATTGACCGTAACGCAGCGGCTCCAGCCAGCCCTGCTCACCCGCCGGGACAATTTCATACAGCGCGGTCACTGTGTGTCCTGCGCCGATTTCACCGGCATCGACTTTGTCATTGCTGAAATCCTCACGCTTCAATGCACGGTTTTCGTAGCCGAGCAGACGATATTCGCTGACCTGCGCCGGGTTGAACTCCACCTGCAACTTGACGTTCTTCGCTACCACGGCGAGGGTCGAGCCGAGTTGATCGACCAGCACCTTGCGTGCCTCGCGCAGGTTATCGATATAGGCGTAGTTGCCATCGCCAGCGTCGGCCAGTTGCTCCATCAAGTGTTCATTGTAGTTATCCACACCAAAACCCAAGGTGGTCAGGGATATCCCGCTTTTGCGTTTATCCACAGCCATTTGCTTGAGGCTGTCGAAGTCGCTGACGCCGAAATTGAAGTCGCCATCGGTGGCCAGAAGAATGCGGTTGATGCCGTTGGGGATGAAGGCTTGTTGCGCCATCTGGTAGGCCATTTCGATGCCCGAAGCGCCAGCGGTCGAACCACCTGCAGTCAATTGCTCGATAGCCGTACGAATTTTCGCTTTTTCCCGTCCGGAAGTAGGTTCAAGCACCACTCTGGATTCGCCGGCGTAGACGACCAACGACACGCGATCCTGATCGCGCAATTGATCGACCAGCAGTTTCAAGGTGCTTTTGACCAGCGGCAGGCCCTCGCGACGATCCATGGAACCCGATACGTCGACCAGAAACACCAGATTGGCCGGTGCCAGTTCCGCCACGGCGCGGTCGGAGGCCTTGATGCCGATACGCAGCAACCGCGTGTGCGGGTTCCATGGCGAGGCAGCCAGCTCGGTGGTCACGCCAAAGGGCGAGCCATCGCTGGGCAACGCGTAGTCGTAGGGGAAGTAATTGACCATTTCCTCCAGTCGCACCGCGCCTTCCGGTGGCAGACGTCCTTGATTGAGCAGACGGCGAACATTGGCGTACGCGCCCGTATCGACGTCAGCGCTGAAGGTTGAAACCGGCGTTTCGGCGACGCTGTGGATCGGGTTGTCAGGCAGCATCTGATATTGCTCGCGCTGCTCGTCACGATAGCCCTGTGGATAACTGTCCGCGCTGGGCATCGCGGCAAAACTGGCCAGCGGCGCCGGATGCGCCATGCGCTTGGCCATCGTTCCGCCCGCCATGACCGCTTCCTGTTGAACCACAGCTTGAGGCTGCACAGGCGCTGGCACAGCGGCGGAATCAGGATTGGAAGAGACGCCGCAACCACCGACGGCCAACAACATACCGACCACGACGGGACGCAAAAGAAGATGAGACATGGGGGCTGACCTCGGGATGAAATTGATCATTCATCCAGTGAGACGGGCAGCCCTTTCAGTTCGGGTTAAACGCCGCTAAAAAATTTTCAGCGGTGATAACGCCGCACCGCACTGCTGTTGCGCAGCACATGGCCTTTGATTTTTTCCATCAGTTCAGCGCGGGTCAAGCCGGCCGGCAAGGCGTCCGGAGCAAGATCGAGGGCGTAGATCTGGATGATGTAGTGGTGCGCACTGTCGCCCACTGGCGGGCACGGCCCCATGTAATGCGTGTTGCCCTTGCTGTTGGTGCCGCCGACACCCTCGAAAGCGGACTTGGCACCGACACCGGCCGGAATCTGGCGGGTCGTGGCTTTGATGCCGTAGTGAATCCAGTGATCGACGCCCAGGCCTTTCTGGCCGTCCGGATCGTGCATGACGATCGCGTAGCTCTGGGTCGCGGTGGGGCCAGCGTTCCAGCTCAGCGCCGGCGACTGGTTCTTGCCGCCACAGCCGGCCGCATCGCTGGCCGCTGCTGCGGTGAACAGGCGGTTATCGGAAACACCCGGGATGCTCAGGGTGAAACGCTCCTGGGCCTGCGCCGGAAACTGCACGCAAAGGGCGACGACAACGGCCGCCAGCCATGGGTTGAGAGAGGTCAATCGGGTCATTCCGGGAGCACCTTGTGCAGTTGGGCCTTCGTCGGCCTGCAAACTATAGCTGTACCGTTCGTGCCGTGGCAGTGGCAAATGGCTGAACCTCGCACTACCGCGCAAACTCACAAGAGAAATGCCTGCGAGGAAGCCGGATATGGCCCTGCACCGTGTCGCCCGTATCGCCGATGTCCCACAAGACCGTGGCCTGCCCGTGGAAATCGGCGACTGCAAGATCGTCCTGCTGCGCGCCGGAGATCAACTGCGTGCCTTTCAGGGCGAATGCCCACATGCCGGCGCGCCGTTGGCTGACGGCGCGTTGTGTCACGGACGCCTGATCTGCCCGTGGCATAAAGCCGCATTCCGCGCTGAAGACGGCGCGTTGTGCGAGCCGCCAGCCCTCGACAGCCTTAAACGTTATCCGCTGGAAACACGCGGCGACGAGGTGTGGGTGGATGACCAACCGTTAGCGGATCCGCACACTCCGCCGGCAGACGATTCCCGTACGTTCGTGATTGTCGGCGCAGGGGCGGCAGGCACGGCGTGCGCGGCGGCGCTACGGGAAAAGGGCTTTGGTGGCCGAATCCTGATGATCGACCGTGAAACCGACGCCGGTTACGACCGAACGGTGCTGAGCAAATTCGTCCTCGCCGGAGAAATGCCAGCCGAGGAAATTCCACCCCTGCGCGATGAAGCTTTCTATAAAGAGCAGCGCATTGAACGGCTGCACAGCGAAATCACTTCACTCGACGCTCAGGTCAAGACCCTGCACCTCGCCGATGGCCAAATCCTCAATTACGACGCAGCGGTGCTGGCGACTGGCGGCGCACCCAATCGATTGGAGTTGCCCGGCGCAGACCTGCCGCAGGTGTTCGTCTTGCGTTCAAAAG
This window encodes:
- a CDS encoding RNA polymerase sigma factor; this encodes MFASADSSTASSDEALLARYREGDGAAFEILYARHRQGLYRFLLGLSGKPELADEVFQDTWLSLIRSTSQPQGRATFRTWLFQIARNRLIDHWRKHGARQPLHDSFDEQAHAVSDDTNDPEQLLSLSRDSQRLESALQTLPADQREVFLLRAHGDLDLAQIASLTETPLETVKSRLRYAQQKLRRLLAEEVLT
- a CDS encoding vWA domain-containing protein, which codes for MSHLLLRPVVVGMLLAVGGCGVSSNPDSAAVPAPVQPQAVVQQEAVMAGGTMAKRMAHPAPLASFAAMPSADSYPQGYRDEQREQYQMLPDNPIHSVAETPVSTFSADVDTGAYANVRRLLNQGRLPPEGAVRLEEMVNYFPYDYALPSDGSPFGVTTELAASPWNPHTRLLRIGIKASDRAVAELAPANLVFLVDVSGSMDRREGLPLVKSTLKLLVDQLRDQDRVSLVVYAGESRVVLEPTSGREKAKIRTAIEQLTAGGSTAGASGIEMAYQMAQQAFIPNGINRILLATDGDFNFGVSDFDSLKQMAVDKRKSGISLTTLGFGVDNYNEHLMEQLADAGDGNYAYIDNLREARKVLVDQLGSTLAVVAKNVKLQVEFNPAQVSEYRLLGYENRALKREDFSNDKVDAGEIGAGHTVTALYEIVPAGEQGWLEPLRYGQSPPVTSAKNAELAMLRVRYQQPEGGKSRLIERPITNQVAPASEDLRFAAAVAAFSQQLKDGRYTGDFSLKDTEALARGARGDDRFGLRNEFVQLVELAQSLRTSTAANAPATPRRIE
- a CDS encoding YbhB/YbcL family Raf kinase inhibitor-like protein, which translates into the protein MTRLTSLNPWLAAVVVALCVQFPAQAQERFTLSIPGVSDNRLFTAAAASDAAGCGGKNQSPALSWNAGPTATQSYAIVMHDPDGQKGLGVDHWIHYGIKATTRQIPAGVGAKSAFEGVGGTNSKGNTHYMGPCPPVGDSAHHYIIQIYALDLAPDALPAGLTRAELMEKIKGHVLRNSSAVRRYHR